The following are from one region of the Onthophagus taurus isolate NC unplaced genomic scaffold, IU_Otau_3.0 ScKx7SY_15, whole genome shotgun sequence genome:
- the LOC139432337 gene encoding uncharacterized protein produces MGQLPKSRIIPSRSFLNTGVDYAGPFSLRTLRGRGGKIYKGYLIIFVCLSTSAIHLEVATDYTSSGFIAAYKRFVGRRGIAATITSDYGTNLVGTDRELRNLFNSASEQWKSIANLLANDGTQWIFNPPGAPHFGGKWEAGVKSVKYHLKRVIGDASLSFEEFTTLLIETEAILNSRPLCPISDDPNSIDVLTPGHFLIGTALTSIPEPSTLDINISRLSRWQMIRRISDQFWNYWSKYYLQYIQNASKWYSEGEKLQIGRLVMLKDERFPVTKWPLARVIKLYSGPDKLTRVATVKTASTTLTRPVTKLCLLPSI; encoded by the coding sequence ATGGGCCAACTCCCAAAATCACGTATTATTCCATCTCGTTCATTTTTGAACACTGGTGTCGATTATGCTGGGCCCTTTTCATTGCGTACACTGCGTGGACGTGGCGGTAAGATTTACAAGGGCTATCTGATCATTTTTGTTTGTCTCAGCACATCAGCTATTCATCTTGAAGTCGCCACAGATTATACTTCTTCGGGGTTTATCGCAGCATATAAGCGATTTGTTGGAAGAAGAGGAATCGCTGCTACAATCACAAGTGATTATGGGACAAACCTTGTTGGTACTGACCGAGAACTCCGCAACCTCTTCAATTCAGCATCTGAACAATGGAAATCTATTGCAAATCTATTGGCGAACGATGGAACTCAATGGATTTTCAACCCTCCTGGAGCACCTCATTTTGGCGGAAAATGGGAGGCAGGCGTTAAGTCAGTCAAATATCATCTCAAGCGAGTTATCGGGGATGCATCGCTATCCTTCGAAGAATTTACGACATTATTAATTGAAACTGAAGCTATTTTAAATTCACGACCGTTGTGTCCAATATCTGATGACCCAAACAGTATTGACGTTCTAACACCTggacattttttaattggaaCTGCTCTCACATCCATCCCGGAACCATCTACACTTGATATCAATATATCAAGACTATCAAGGTGGCAAATGATACGACGAATATCTGATCAATTTTGGAACTATTGGTCTAAGTACTACTTGCAATACATACAAAATGCGTCGAAATGGTATTCCGAAGGCGAAAAGCTGCAGATTGGACGGTTAGTAATGCTGAAAGATGAAAGATTTCCTGTGACAAAATGGCCCCTTGCTCgcgttattaaattatattcaGGACCTGACAAGTTAACGCGTGTAGCCACAGTTAAAACAGCAAGCACCACGTTAACTCGTCCAGTAACAAAATTATGTTTACTTCcatctatttaa